The Cryptomeria japonica chromosome 2, Sugi_1.0, whole genome shotgun sequence region tgggatttaaattccatattcatcttcatctgaagcatccaacccaagctcacggtcatcaagtggttcaaattcagcatcaattgaaccaatatcaaatggaatgccactcccactagctatgtCTCTCTCAAATTCCATAACCGCCTTGTCTATAGAGACTTGGCAaagttgtgcaactgtagcatctaaatcagcacactcaggggctagatcccaattccttgttacaccctcactatattcagggtccttatgtgacaacaaacgaaggttggagtgtacgtagaccaaatcctcagctttctttgcacccaaacgattacgtttgactgagtggatgaaggagtatgtactccaattccgctcagctgaagaagaacttgcaacctgttaaaagttaaaacataattagaaatttacaaattaaaattataaaataaaaaaatgatagcatcaaatggaattggaaaactataaaaataaaaaataaaaagatacatacttgggagttaagtttaattgcaagaggctgcaagtaaatggagccttgaccatgtacataccaccactcatcagcatccatcccatatctagcattaagagctacaacatcatgattttttgcagatacaaattggccaaactccctcatgacaatatttcttgtctcctcatcttgatatatctttttaaaggcagccctatagccagaagcaacctctgcatctctatatggtggcaccctccttggtgttgcaagcatctctgcactataaaattttggcatcaaagcaaatgctaagagatgtaagggggtggtcatcttgttccaacggtcaacaacaattttctgcacaactttgaaaaatgtttccgttgggtcattttcttttctatttattacttcttttattttttccaccatgcaatccatgccatcataaatctcgcccaaacatgggcgatcagtatcagcatacctgatcatgctcatgatgggctcagtgaaat contains the following coding sequences:
- the LOC131046323 gene encoding uncharacterized protein LOC131046323 — translated: MVINNLWSVWKQSHTERALKVRALILSEKWWDDVEYVLNFTEPIMSMIRYADTDRPCLGEIYDGMDCMVEKIKEVINRKENDPTETFFKVVQKIVVDRWNKMTTPLHLLAFALMPKFYSAEMLATPRRVPPYRDAEVASGYRAAFKKIYQDEETRNIVMREFGQFVSAKNHDVVALNARYGMDADEWWYVHGQGSIYLQPLAIKLNSQVASSSSAERNWSTYSFIHSVKRNRLGAKKAEDLVYVHSNLRLLSHKDPEYSEGVTRNWDLAPECADLDATVAQLCQVSIDKAVMEFERDIASGSGIPFDIGSIDAEFEPLDDRELGLDASDEDEYGI